The DNA sequence ATTTTCAGGTTCGGCCTTGCAGTTCTGTAAATATACTTCATTCTGTTGCTGTGACTTGAAGTCTAAAAGATGTTTTATTTATCTCCAGTTACCAGTTGGGCAGTGGAGAAGCAGAGATCATGTCACGGCAGTCCATCAATAATGGGGAATGGCACAAAGTCAAAGCAGTCAGGTAGATTCCATTTCTTTTGGTATCAATATGTACAACAAACTAACGCTGAGCAAAATGCATAAATCTAAATAAAAAATTGAACTACAAACAAATCAAGTCTGTGAGAAGGGGACGATACAAGTTATGTTGGTTTCCCTTCCATTGCAGGGCGGGAAAAGATGGTTACATCCAAATCGATGGAGACGCTGCGCTCCATGGACAGTCAAAGGGAAAAAGCATCATGGTCAATACAAAAGGACCTCTTTACCTTGGTGAGTGGACGGCCCTTCATAATGAGCTTGTTCTAGACCACACCACCACAATAAGTAAAATCCACAATATTGAATAAATTTAGATTTAAATACTCCCTAAGTGTGTTACTATAGCATTCATGTcacttattttttaaaatacactTTAAAAGAATACAAACACATTCAAATACACTTTATATAGAAAAACAGTGTTTTcagcaaataaataattaaagttCATCAGTACCAATGTTAACGTAAAATGGCTACCCCTTTGACTTCCGCAGTAAGTGGGCCTATCTTCTAATCTTTTCAGTAAAAAATAAGGCTGACACTTTCTTGTTTAGCTTCTTTCAAAGCACAATTCTGTGCCAACACCAAGTGGCCAAAAGTGTAATTACATCcttaaataaacaacaaaatccccacaataaataaataaatagataaattgcACAGGAGTTTACCATAATTCCTATAGGTGATGTTTCACATGCCGATTGATTCAAAGCAGATATTCAAGGCTGTATGTGTATTGTCTGTGTGACAGGCGGAGCTCCAAACATGGCAGCCATGACAGCAGGGAAGTTTTCCTCTGGAATGACAGGGTGCGTGAGGAACCTGTCCCTGATCAACGGCCGGCCAGAAGATGAGCAGGCCCGGACCATCGACCTGCAAACCCATGCAGCTCACAGTGTCAACGTGCGGCCGTGCACGTCATAGACCGCACACACCACAAAGACAAACTCCCAAATACTGACATACAGTACACAGACTGTAGAGTGATTTTTATTTACACCCTCGTACAAAGAGACTGACACACTTCCACAAACTTGGTGCTTAGCTGCTACCAAAAATCAGATGTTAGGACAAGATCTTGGTGTGGAAACCAAAACaaatcagaaaaaaacattaacaacctccagtttttttttttaattttgaaagaaTGCAGTTTACATAATTTGAGCAGTAGttttagccatgagaaatcagaTCCTATGGAGTTGAAGACGTTTTTACAGCActgaatttttatttatatgcatatgaatatatatattataattgtggggaggggagggggggggggacttgcaAACTAACCGTAACTCCACTTCCTAGAAGTTGTTCTGGCGTCTAACACCGCTCATCCAGAGGTTTTCACCAATATACTACTATGACTTGATGATGTCGAAGACTTTCTTTTGTCATTTGTGTTTGGCGTGAGTGCGTTTGTTTTGCTATGGGGACGGGGGCACACACTCGGAGCACACAGCCGCATGCAGTTTAAGTACACAACTCAGGTcattgacaacaacaacaaaaaatgatcACGTTTTTCCATTACCTTTGGAGCATTTGTGGTTTCGGTGTCTGttttagttcttttttttaccCAAAAAAGAAGACTCGGTGCTAAATAATGCCAGACAATAGGATACAGTGTATACAATAGTCATGTGgttacatttattattttttttaaaggttaatcaaattcagatttttttttttaaattcaacaatATTTGGTGATTGCTACCATCAAGTAAAATAAAGTTACTTGACACAAGATAGCTGAAGTCTGCTGCATGTGCCTTTTCACAGTTCATTTCATCACAATTTGCCTTTTTGCAACAAACCAGGCAATCTGGATTGACTAATTTGGATGGACATGCATATTTTTTGTTCAGAATAACAACAATGGCTTAGATTGTATTTACTCAAGTGTGTGCTCTTTGATTTCTCAGCAAAATTATTGTATGTGTTTGCACCACAGCCTTATTTGATTGAGTAGATCTCAAAAATGGAGtttcatattttttatgtagTTTCGAAAGCCACTCGGGTAGCTCAACAGGAAGTGCTCGTTAGCCCAGCGGTGCCTTGAAATGTTTGTTTGCGTGATGCTTGGGTaaaatgtgtgatttttttttttaggcggaCCCTTCAGTACCAAATGTCAGCCTGTTCTTTGGGGTTGCTGTGGTCCTCATAAACACAGCACAATTATcttactttttcttttgttgcttaaattgttTATCTGAGAACAAGAATAAATATAAATGAAGCAATGCTAACATACAGCATTGCTTCATTTATATTTATTCTTTGCCTCCTTTCCCGCTGCAATTTTAgagcactgttttttttttttcatcctctgGTTATCACATTTTGCTTGTATCGCTCCCGCAAGGTTTCCCAATTTCCTCTCAGAAAAGTTCTTTTTTAACATCAGGCTACACTTTGGTTTAAAATTGCAACAAAGTGACACCATGTCTTTTTTGAATGTGAAAGTGTGATATGGGGATGGAGTCCAGGCTGTGGTCCAGTTTAGGATGCTTTAAAGCTAAGTTCTGAAACTGGATTTTCATATGAACACTGTTGCTAAATGAAAACGTTGTCAAGCCAGATGTGTTTAGTTTTTGAACCCGTCATTCAATTGCCCTCTTTATGAAAGGTGCACTTTTAGTCTTGaaggtttaattttttttttacattttatgtcTTGGCTCAATTGATAAAATTTTACAGACAGTACACCTGATGACCCAGTATTGAAGTGGTATGCCCCTACCCTTTTTGTttcttaaataaaaacaaaattcatgTGCTATTTCTAATATCATTGGCTTTATTTTGCCACTTGGACGGTGCTACAGTATTTTTCCTTGATCGGATTCTGTCGACACCCCATATTTGCTCCCACATGATGTAGGTCAAGTGCCAGTGATCCTGGGACAGTGGAAATATTATCCCCAAGCATATTAGGAAATGTGATTCAGGGTTAGATTGCAGGTTACACCCAATTCACTTCACTCTTTACACACGTCATTGTCTTGCATTGTTAATAGTGACAAACATTGAACAACCGTACGATCACCTTTCAAATAAGGAAGCCAGGCTGCTTGCTGCTTATAGGGCAACGTGATATGTAACAATTAAGAATAACAACTCAACTTACGATGAAAGAGAAAAGATTTTCAATAACAATATCAAGATCAAGAAACACTTACATAAGAGAATTACAAGGACCAAAATCCATGGCAACAAATCATTACCACGTGGCAATAAGAGAGACAAAGCTTTTGAGGGGTTTTGTTTTCTAAGCCCAGATAATATCTCACAAGTATGACAATCTTGCCAACTATCCTTCGAAATGTGCTTTTTATGGTACGGCATGATGATGGTACAGTAGCCTGCATCAAGCCTGGCCAAATGTTCTTTCCATAATGTTCCAAGAAAAAAAGTTGGATGAACTCGAAATTTCAAGGCAACAAACTGTGATGAAATTTTAGGTGTTGTGAAAATTGTTTTTACTACATTCCACAACAAAGAATTTACAGAACTCTACTAAGGCAGCACAACCGTGTTCATATTATATCCAGACCATTCTTTGGCACACCTGAATACTGGGTGGTGCCTCAAGCCTTTGTGACCTGATATATTGTGATCAATTATAATCCGTATTTCTTTAGATCGCATCCCTCCCTGAGGCTGCGTTGTGGCACATTTGGCTGTCAGGGCTTATCCGACTCATTTTACATCAATTTTTAAATGTGGCATATATATACGTGCCTCAATTGTTACCCCATTAAGTTCTCCAAGTAAGATCTTGTTTCCGCACTGGAAATAGCATGTCATGTAAATTCCAAAGTTGACCGAATTTTGGAAAACCCGGGCGAGGTCCAAGGATATTTCAGAGGAGGGGTGGAAAATGCCCTCACGGCCCCCCTCTAGGCCTGCCAGTGCCTGGAGTAGCTGTCACTACTGGTTTCTTCGGTCCAAAAAGTTCTTAATATATTCGAGTTTTCAGGTTTTCATTCGTAGGACTGTTTAATCTCAAACAATAGaacaaaaaagatgaaatattaAGTTGCGTGAATTTGAACATTTAAGATTTCATTTGaaaaattcattcattcgttcatttcCCTCTTATATCCACTTAAGGCCAATCACGTATATGAGAGGCTTAAAATGACAGAAAGTAAGCCAAGCCCACCAACAACAGTGGTGTGAGTGTTGTTTTTATTCCTGAAGTGGGAATCAACCTTTGTGGCAagtacagagagagagaaaaaaaaaaaaacaccacccaCCCTCCACATAATCCCACAGGAGTAAATTCATTGGTCAGATGAGGAATCTAGAGGACGCAATCATGAACGTTACATCCAGTCCCTCATTGGCAGCTGAAGCATGTAagtaaaacatttttctttatttcatGTCAAATTATTCACAattcaatattctttccctcctAAATCCAGCGAGCACACAGTCATGATTTTCTTTCAGGTAacttgatttcatttttttaaccatCCCCTTCCTTATATTGATTCTATTCACTTTTAACATTAATGTAATGTttaatgttgttttgttttcagaatATTGCAATTTGTTTCTTTCTCTCAGGTAACAAAATGAAAGATTATCTAAAGTTGATGTATacaataaatttgaattcaTGTACGACTCTTCTCTCCCTCCAGACCTGCACTTGTCTGCCATTCATGCACTTGAAAGTAAGTACTGTGTTCATATTGTGAGTTTAAGTCAAAAAATACTAAGTGGTTTGTTTCCCCCAGCGTGTCAGACCACCTGGTTTGACAATGGAGATGTTTCAAGAGAAGGTGACTCAGAGCTCTTGGCTGAtttgaaaaggaaacatggaCTCAGGGTCTGCTCGGATCCAGTAGACATGGAGGctcagacagtttctgggataaAGTCTGACCACATAAGGAACATCTTCCACACGTATGACCATTTTTATATTTCCTTTTGGGAATTGGCCACATGAAACTCAAAATGATCAAGTTACTGATGCAGTCCGGTTCTAAACTCCCAAATTACAATCATtagaataatataaaataaaatgaaataacacTGCACTTCCTCTCTGATTTGATTATGTTGTTTGCAGCCACAATGCAGCCGAGGGCCTTTTGTGCCTCAACAGTGAGCAATCATGGAGTCCATGTGAAGATTATAAGGTCAAGTTCACCTGTTCCGGAGAGTTCTGTTCAGGTTTGTAAAGAAGAAAATAAACTAAGTAAATTACAAGTAATTCTTCAATATGATGGGTTTTTGTGGTTCTAATTCCCGCAGAGTGCCAGACAAAGTGGTTTGACCTGGACGACCCCGAAGGGCATGGAGATTTTGAGCTCCTAAGTGACCTCCTCCGCAAGTTTCCCGGAGAGATCTGCCCCCAGCCAATAGCCATTCAAGCCCAAACCGTTTCCACAGACTCTGCCTCCAGTCCACCAGAGACATTTTTAAAGTGAGATAATTGTCAGAGGATGCAGCGTAAGGACGTCAGAGGCACATCCCTTGCTTCACGCCATCTTTTTTATTTACAGCCTAGACGCTATGTATGGATTCGCTTGTTTGAATGCAGATCAGGTTGACAAGAGCTGTGAAGACTACAAGGTCAGATTTACATGTCCCAAAGAATTCTGTCAAGGTAGGTCATGCTTCTTCTGCACACAAAAAATGAAGATCACATTCCTCAAAATAAGTCACATCAAaatatcagcaaaaaaaaaaaacattgaccaATTTGACAATTTGTAATACTGTGATGAAGTTAGGAATTAATAATAGAAGTTTGTTATGGTAGCAACGTGGCTTGAATTTCATGTTCTACTCATGAGCTTCATGCTCACTATCGATTCATGTCTCAGCGTCACAGGAGTGCCGTACACGATGGCTCAGTAGCGACGATGACCAATCAGACATGGGTGATGTGGAGTCCTTGTATCAACTGATGAAGACTTACCCCGGTCAGGTCTGCAAAAATCCAATCCAAATAGAGGCCAGGACAAAAAGCGGCTTGCCTTCTAAACACACTGGGGACATATTTCTCTCGTGAGTCCTTTATTAGAATTTTAACGTATAAACAAATAACGTAGTGCTCAGTTTGACTCATGTTCTCCCCCCAATTCTAGCTATGATGTTACTTTTGGCTTTGCCTGCATCAATGAGAATCAGAAGAGTCGTAAACAATGTGAGGATTATGAAGTATTGCTGACATGTCCCTCAGATTTCTGTCGGAGTAAGTTCTTTTATGCTGTTGtatctatttttttgtttgtttttctagcCCTAGAttcaaatatattaaaaaaaaaacactttttataaatatattttttttattgacagttTGCAGAACCGATTGGTTCGACCTAGATAATCCCACCAATGGTGGTGATTACGAGACTCTCGTCAAGGTGCAGAGGCTGAACACTGCTGGAGTCATCTGCGCTCAACCTGTAGCAGTGGAGGCGATGACAGTATCTGGCATCCCAGCACACAAGACTGGTGATGTATTTCAAATGTGAGCACACCAAACAATGACAAAAACTCATGTTTATACTACCTGAAGTAAATTTGTAACTTTAAGAGATGTACAAGAATCTAATATAGCTGAGGTGAAACGTCAAATGAGTACGAGTGCAATTTCCAACTGAACTTGTTCTTGCTTGTctacaatttattattttttttacaggtaTGATGCTACTCAAGGCTTTGCATGTGTAAATGATGATCAGCCTGGTGAGAAACAATGTGAAGACTATAAGGTCAGATTCACCTGCCCACCAGATTTCTGCGCCTGAATGAGCAGTCTTGTATTTATAAGGACATCATCAGCTCTCactaattatttttttgggaTTCTTTGAATAGTGTCACCAGTACAAACAATAATATTTAATGTGTCCACAATGCAAGGTAGTCTTAGCGAATTGATGTGATTCATTGAGAATGGGGGCTGTCTGGAACTCTGGAATCTATGAAAAAGCTAAAGCACACTTTCAATTTGAAAAGGTCTTACACTttgaatgaatgttttttttttatttggtataAATTAAATCTAGTACAACTATTTAATCAAACATTGTTCTTATGACGAGCTGTATTGCGTCTGCGTGTGACTATCTAGCGACATCTAGTGGACATTATTAATATTGCGTTGTCGTGACACTGCATATTGCAAGAAAGGAATTTTCCCACAAATTAGTATTTTGTGCACATATTGTATAAATTCATGGCCACAAATGAGCATTTTGTGTTATGTTTTATCGTTATTgtgacaaaaaaatgaaatcccATGTCACGTCTGCATGGATGCGCAAATGTCAGTGGATGAAGTGTTTATTAGAGTATTGATAATTCACAGCAAACATAAAAGCACATTGTGCCgtttgaaagaatgttgacTTTACGTCTTTATTCCCGCGAACGTGGGCAGTATTTCAATTTGGCGATGTATTTGATGCACAAATTCTATAAACAGATCTTCTGGTTGATTGATTAACTGAAAAACACAATTCTTTTACTCGATCGTACGCGCTTTATAATTTGCTTTTTGAAAAAGAGACGTCCGTCACTTCTAGCTatagttgccatggtaacaattcctacttgtgtgctttttttaaaatatagggAGGAATGACCTGAGCAGAGGCATGAGACAAAAATCTATTTAATATAACCTGATATATTCCTACATGTGAATTATTTTAGTAGCCACCGCagtatttcttcttcttttaaaaCCCGTGACATTCCGTTTTGCACTTGTCCTGCTCCACACACACTCTTG is a window from the Syngnathus scovelli strain Florida chromosome 2, RoL_Ssco_1.2, whole genome shotgun sequence genome containing:
- the LOC125989156 gene encoding mucin-5AC isoform X1, coding for MIFFQNIAICFFLSDLHLSAIHALETCQTTWFDNGDVSREGDSELLADLKRKHGLRVCSDPVDMEAQTVSGIKSDHIRNIFHTHNAAEGLLCLNSEQSWSPCEDYKVKFTCSGEFCSECQTKWFDLDDPEGHGDFELLSDLLRKFPGEICPQPIAIQAQTVSTDSASSPPETFLNLDAMYGFACLNADQVDKSCEDYKVRFTCPKEFCQASQECRTRWLSSDDDQSDMGDVESLYQLMKTYPGQVCKNPIQIEARTKSGLPSKHTGDIFLSYDVTFGFACINENQKSRKQCEDYEVLLTCPSDFCRICRTDWFDLDNPTNGGDYETLVKVQRLNTAGVICAQPVAVEAMTVSGIPAHKTGDVFQMYDATQGFACVNDDQPGEKQCEDYKVRFTCPPDFCA